From one Paeniglutamicibacter psychrophenolicus genomic stretch:
- a CDS encoding pyruvate, water dikinase regulatory protein: MLGNIENPGGVEPVSRPVYFLSDSTGITAETLGNTLLTQFPQSTFDRTTIPFITSVEQAQAVVSTVDAVAARGVLPIVFSTVVGGDIRLTLATCRATVVDLIGTHIWQLEGALGAAASGKPGQAHGLGNAARYQSRMTAVEYAMEHDDGQSLRALEKAQIILVAPSRCGKTPTTMYLALQHGIFAANFPLVEEDFEREGLPEPLKPFAEKCFGLTSTPQRLSQIRTGRRRDSAYASLRQCSYELRSAELMYLTHGIPYLNSSSVSVEEMAATILQRMRLKH, encoded by the coding sequence ATGTTGGGCAATATCGAAAATCCCGGCGGCGTTGAACCGGTTTCCCGCCCCGTCTATTTCCTCTCGGACAGCACCGGAATCACCGCGGAAACACTCGGCAACACACTGCTCACCCAGTTCCCCCAGAGCACCTTTGACCGCACCACGATTCCGTTCATCACCAGCGTCGAGCAGGCGCAGGCGGTGGTGAGCACCGTTGATGCGGTGGCCGCCCGGGGGGTCTTGCCGATCGTTTTTTCCACGGTGGTCGGCGGTGACATCCGGTTGACCCTGGCCACCTGCCGGGCCACCGTGGTGGATTTGATCGGGACGCATATCTGGCAACTCGAGGGGGCGCTGGGCGCCGCTGCCAGTGGCAAGCCGGGACAGGCGCACGGCCTGGGGAATGCCGCCAGGTACCAATCGAGGATGACTGCCGTCGAGTATGCCATGGAGCACGACGACGGCCAGAGCCTGCGGGCCCTGGAGAAGGCCCAGATCATCCTGGTGGCCCCGTCACGCTGCGGGAAAACACCGACCACCATGTACCTGGCACTGCAACACGGCATCTTCGCGGCAAATTTCCCGCTGGTGGAGGAGGACTTCGAGAGGGAGGGGCTGCCCGAGCCCCTGAAACCGTTTGCGGAGAAATGTTTCGGACTTACTTCCACGCCGCAGCGGCTGAGCCAGATCCGCACCGGACGCCGGCGGGACTCCGCCTATGCCTCGTTGCGGCAGTGCAGCTACGAGCTGCGCAGCGCCGAGCTCATGTACCTCACCCACGGAATCCCGTACCTGAATTCGTCCAGCGTGTCGGTCGAGGAGATGGCGGCGACCATCTTGCAGAGGATGCGGCTGAAGCACTAG
- a CDS encoding IclR family transcriptional regulator domain-containing protein: MAEQPDYYVKSAEKTLAVLLAFDAGHQSLTVTQVAEAISVSRAAARRFLLTLVDLGYLEADGNAYRQTPRVLDIGASYLSGLTLPQVARPHLQSLAVELSETTALCVLDEQDILYVERISNPRLHSMNVSIGNRLPAWATSMGRVLVAELPEAAREEFLANAQLRNYTSKTVASIGQLRAELDLVRAQGWSLVAQELDEGLRGLAVPVYRGAQLLGALNVSVQPGRIGSTSITEEMLPLMRRTAKNIADDFGGRTAARN; this comes from the coding sequence ATGGCCGAGCAGCCTGACTACTACGTGAAGTCGGCGGAAAAGACGCTGGCGGTGCTGCTGGCCTTTGACGCCGGACACCAGTCGCTGACCGTCACCCAGGTGGCCGAGGCCATTTCCGTCTCGCGCGCCGCGGCCCGCCGCTTCCTGCTGACCCTGGTGGACCTGGGATACCTGGAGGCCGACGGCAACGCCTACCGGCAGACCCCGCGGGTGCTGGACATCGGCGCCTCCTACCTTTCCGGGCTGACCCTGCCGCAGGTGGCCCGCCCGCACCTGCAGTCGCTGGCCGTCGAGCTGTCCGAGACCACGGCATTGTGCGTGCTCGATGAGCAGGACATCCTGTATGTGGAGCGCATCAGCAACCCGCGCCTGCATTCGATGAATGTGTCCATCGGCAACCGGCTTCCGGCCTGGGCCACCTCGATGGGCCGGGTGCTGGTCGCCGAGCTGCCCGAGGCCGCGCGCGAGGAATTCCTGGCCAACGCCCAGCTGCGGAACTACACCTCCAAGACCGTGGCCAGCATCGGGCAGCTGCGTGCCGAACTGGACCTGGTGCGCGCGCAGGGCTGGTCGCTGGTGGCGCAGGAACTCGACGAGGGGCTGCGCGGGCTGGCGGTTCCCGTGTACCGGGGCGCCCAGCTGCTCGGTGCCCTGAACGTCTCGGTGCAGCCCGGGCGCATCGGCTCGACCTCGATCACCGAGGAGATGCTGCCGCTGATGCGCCGGACCGCCAAGAACATCGCCGACGACTTCGGCGGGCGCACCGCGGCACGCAACTAG
- a CDS encoding bifunctional sugar phosphate isomerase/epimerase/4-hydroxyphenylpyruvate dioxygenase family protein, with translation MRTSIATVCISGTLEQKMLACAKAGFDGIEIFEQDLTVSAMSPEEVRALADRLGLTLDLFQPFRDFEGVDGATLAASLARAEAKFKLMNRLGIDTILLCSNVGTATINDDELFATQIRALAELAAAHGVKIAYEALAWGKYVNTYLHSWKIVELVDHPNVGLCLDSFHILSRGDDPAGIADIPAEKIFFVQLADAPVLSMDVLSWSRHYRVFPGEGGFELDKFMGHLVRSGYDGIVSLEIFNDVFRQSNVERTAVDGMRSLIWLQDRAIAHLGDGAADYPLGIAALPGAQAPSGFDYAEIRTEDPEAVAGMLAQLGFTFRGQHRRKPVTLWSAGDARIIINTQRSRGITAEVSGFGIQVPDAALGTRRATALKAPAVPRHHTVDEQPLHGFTAPDATEVFFGTTSAEPAWAPEFGNGSKPADTSLVTGIDHINLAQPWQAFDESVLFYTSALNLQARPGTEVPSPMGLVRSQVLRTADGAVRLALNIVPHGLENTTDRAPGYPEHIAVHTDDIVTLARHAVGAGMEFLAVPNNYYEDLAARFGLDEATLGQLQELNLLYDRDEHGEFLHFYTETVGTMFLEVVERRGGYDGYGAPNAPVRLAAQFERNRLTTH, from the coding sequence ATGCGCACCTCCATCGCCACCGTCTGCATCTCCGGCACGCTCGAGCAGAAGATGCTCGCCTGCGCCAAGGCCGGCTTCGACGGCATCGAGATCTTCGAGCAGGACCTCACCGTCTCGGCCATGTCCCCCGAGGAGGTCCGCGCCCTGGCCGACCGCCTGGGCCTCACCCTGGATCTCTTCCAGCCCTTCCGCGACTTCGAGGGGGTCGATGGGGCAACGCTGGCCGCAAGCCTTGCCCGCGCCGAGGCCAAGTTCAAGCTCATGAACAGGCTGGGCATCGACACCATCCTGCTGTGCTCCAACGTCGGCACCGCCACCATCAACGACGACGAACTGTTCGCCACCCAGATCCGTGCCCTGGCCGAGCTTGCCGCCGCGCACGGGGTGAAGATCGCCTACGAGGCCCTGGCCTGGGGCAAGTACGTGAACACCTACCTGCATTCCTGGAAGATCGTGGAACTGGTGGACCACCCCAACGTGGGCCTCTGCCTGGATTCCTTCCACATCCTCTCCCGCGGGGACGACCCGGCGGGCATCGCGGACATCCCGGCCGAGAAGATCTTCTTCGTCCAGCTGGCCGACGCCCCGGTGCTGTCCATGGACGTGCTCTCCTGGTCGCGGCACTACCGCGTGTTCCCCGGCGAGGGCGGCTTCGAGCTCGATAAGTTCATGGGGCACCTGGTCCGCTCGGGCTACGACGGGATCGTCTCGCTGGAGATCTTCAACGACGTCTTCCGCCAGTCCAACGTCGAGCGCACCGCCGTGGACGGGATGCGCTCGCTGATCTGGCTGCAGGACCGGGCCATCGCGCACCTGGGCGACGGCGCGGCCGATTACCCGCTGGGGATCGCGGCGCTGCCCGGCGCCCAGGCCCCCTCCGGCTTCGACTACGCCGAGATCCGCACCGAGGACCCCGAGGCCGTGGCCGGGATGCTGGCCCAACTGGGCTTCACCTTCCGCGGCCAGCACCGCCGCAAGCCGGTCACGCTCTGGAGCGCCGGGGACGCCCGGATCATCATCAACACCCAGCGCAGCCGCGGGATCACCGCGGAGGTCTCCGGCTTCGGCATCCAGGTCCCCGACGCGGCCCTGGGCACCCGGCGCGCCACCGCGCTGAAGGCCCCGGCCGTCCCTCGCCACCACACCGTGGACGAGCAGCCGCTGCACGGCTTCACCGCCCCGGACGCGACCGAGGTGTTCTTCGGGACCACCTCCGCCGAGCCGGCCTGGGCCCCGGAGTTCGGCAACGGCAGCAAACCCGCGGACACTTCCCTGGTGACGGGCATCGACCACATCAACCTGGCCCAGCCCTGGCAGGCCTTCGACGAGTCCGTCCTCTTCTACACCTCCGCGCTGAACCTTCAGGCCCGCCCGGGCACCGAGGTCCCCAGCCCCATGGGCCTGGTCCGCTCCCAGGTGCTGCGCACGGCCGACGGCGCGGTGCGCCTGGCACTGAACATCGTGCCGCACGGACTGGAGAACACCACTGACCGCGCCCCGGGGTATCCCGAGCACATTGCGGTGCACACCGATGACATCGTCACCCTGGCCCGCCACGCGGTGGGAGCGGGCATGGAGTTCCTGGCCGTCCCGAACAACTATTATGAGGATCTGGCGGCACGGTTCGGACTCGACGAGGCCACGCTGGGGCAGCTGCAGGAACTGAACCTGCTCTACGACCGCGACGAGCACGGGGAATTCCTGCATTTCTACACCGAAACCGTGGGCACCATGTTCCTCGAGGTCGTCGAACGCCGCGGCGGCTACGACGGCTACGGGGCACCGAACGCCCCGGTGCGGCTTGCCGCGCAGTTCGAGCGCAACCGCCTGACGACGCACTAG
- a CDS encoding shikimate dehydrogenase, whose amino-acid sequence MSTTTQSYLVGLIGDGVMPSLTPPMHEAEADAHGLRYLYRPIDLTEIGKEGKDVGELLRAGAMLGFNAFNITHPCKQLVLEHLDEISEEARAIGAVNTVLIRDGKFHGYNTDASGFTYALANGLPGAALDAVLQLGVGGAGSAVAYALLASGAKELFLVDPEPSRATERADTLTAQFPESTITAHTPADVPALLPRASGVLNASPIGMHHHPGVPLDVTGLNAGHWVADVIYRPVDTELLKAARALGCQTLDGGHMAVGQAVDAYRIITGLAPEAPRMRNHLLEMLEAGL is encoded by the coding sequence ATGAGCACCACCACGCAGTCGTACCTTGTAGGCCTGATCGGGGACGGGGTCATGCCATCGCTGACGCCTCCCATGCACGAGGCCGAAGCGGACGCGCACGGATTGCGCTACCTCTACCGCCCCATCGACCTCACCGAGATCGGCAAGGAAGGCAAGGACGTCGGGGAGCTGCTGCGCGCCGGGGCCATGCTGGGATTCAACGCCTTCAACATCACCCACCCCTGCAAGCAACTGGTGCTCGAGCACCTGGACGAGATCAGCGAAGAAGCCCGCGCCATCGGTGCGGTGAACACCGTTCTCATCCGCGACGGGAAGTTCCACGGCTACAACACCGACGCTTCCGGCTTCACCTACGCACTGGCCAACGGCCTGCCCGGTGCAGCCCTGGACGCGGTGCTGCAACTCGGAGTCGGCGGGGCCGGCTCCGCGGTCGCCTACGCCTTGCTGGCCTCCGGGGCCAAGGAACTCTTCCTCGTGGATCCCGAACCCTCCCGGGCCACCGAACGCGCCGACACCCTTACGGCCCAGTTCCCCGAGAGCACCATCACCGCCCACACCCCTGCCGACGTTCCCGCCCTGCTGCCACGGGCCAGCGGCGTGCTGAACGCAAGCCCCATCGGCATGCACCACCACCCGGGTGTGCCGCTGGATGTCACCGGCCTGAACGCCGGCCACTGGGTGGCGGATGTGATCTACCGGCCCGTCGACACCGAACTCCTGAAGGCCGCCCGGGCCCTGGGCTGCCAGACCCTCGACGGCGGGCACATGGCCGTGGGCCAGGCGGTCGACGCCTATCGCATCATCACCGGACTCGCCCCCGAGGCGCCGCGGATGCGCAACCACCTGCTTGAAATGCTGGAGGCGGGCCTGTAA
- a CDS encoding MFS transporter → MPNTDHTTAQPAPGTGGRTPVKAALASFMGSAVEYYDFFIFGSAAALIFPHVFFPDADANSAVMSLATFGFAYVARPVGAVILGHFGDRIGRQKVLMFTLVLMGAATFMIGCLPTFDQVGWLAPILLVLARLLQGLSAAGEQAGASSLTLEHAPDDRRSFFTSWTLTGTQGGQILAALIFIPVVAMPDEFKYTIGWRIPFWLSAVVVIVTFFIRRSLHETPEFEKAKKNNEIAKLPLGVLIRFHWRDVLRVVFCAFIAAVSTVYGTLAISYGKTVGDMDPSVTLWLVVAGNVGALFTQPFFGKLADRIGRKPVFIYGALASAAFMPFYLRSMESGNTLLQFALSLLVFSCAYAAANAVWPSFYAEMFSSQVRFSGLAIGTQLGFLMAGFAPSIVAALGGLEPGGWVVISLFTLAIALIASISALTAKETYKVPTHLLGRTAHKVESASGAHVQ, encoded by the coding sequence ATGCCAAACACCGATCACACAACGGCGCAACCCGCGCCCGGCACCGGGGGCAGGACGCCGGTCAAGGCCGCCCTGGCCAGCTTCATGGGCAGCGCCGTGGAGTACTACGATTTCTTCATCTTCGGCTCCGCCGCCGCACTGATCTTCCCGCACGTGTTCTTCCCCGACGCCGATGCCAACTCCGCGGTCATGTCGCTGGCGACCTTCGGCTTCGCCTACGTCGCCCGCCCCGTCGGCGCGGTGATCCTGGGCCACTTCGGGGACAGGATCGGGCGGCAAAAGGTCCTGATGTTCACCCTGGTGCTGATGGGCGCGGCGACCTTCATGATCGGCTGCCTGCCCACCTTCGACCAGGTCGGCTGGCTGGCCCCGATCCTGCTGGTGCTCGCGCGCCTGCTGCAGGGCCTCTCTGCCGCCGGCGAGCAGGCCGGCGCCTCCTCGCTGACCCTGGAACACGCACCGGATGACCGACGCTCCTTCTTCACCTCCTGGACGTTGACCGGCACCCAGGGCGGCCAGATCCTCGCCGCGCTGATCTTCATTCCCGTGGTCGCGATGCCCGACGAGTTCAAGTACACCATCGGCTGGCGCATCCCGTTCTGGCTCTCCGCGGTCGTCGTCATCGTCACCTTCTTCATCCGCCGCTCGCTGCACGAGACCCCGGAATTCGAGAAGGCCAAGAAGAACAACGAGATCGCCAAGCTGCCCCTGGGCGTGCTGATCCGCTTCCACTGGCGCGACGTGCTGCGCGTGGTCTTCTGCGCCTTCATCGCAGCGGTCTCCACCGTCTACGGCACCCTGGCCATCTCCTACGGCAAGACCGTTGGGGACATGGATCCGTCGGTCACCCTGTGGCTGGTGGTTGCCGGCAACGTCGGGGCACTGTTCACCCAGCCGTTCTTCGGCAAGCTGGCCGATCGGATCGGCCGCAAGCCGGTGTTCATCTACGGGGCCCTGGCCTCGGCCGCGTTCATGCCGTTCTACCTGCGTTCCATGGAGTCGGGCAACACCCTGTTGCAGTTCGCACTCTCGCTGCTGGTCTTCTCCTGCGCCTACGCCGCGGCCAATGCCGTCTGGCCCTCCTTCTACGCCGAGATGTTCTCCTCCCAGGTCCGCTTCTCCGGCCTGGCCATCGGCACCCAGCTCGGCTTCCTGATGGCCGGCTTCGCCCCGTCCATCGTTGCGGCCCTCGGCGGCCTGGAGCCCGGCGGCTGGGTGGTCATCAGCCTGTTCACCCTGGCGATCGCGCTGATTGCCTCGATCTCCGCGCTGACCGCCAAGGAAACCTACAAGGTGCCCACGCACCTTTTGGGCCGCACCGCGCACAAGGTCGAGTCCGCCTCCGGTGCCCACGTGCAGTAG
- a CDS encoding helix-turn-helix domain-containing protein, whose amino-acid sequence MANSPSGDSVVERIVKLLSAFGCSTPALSMSELFRATSLPSSTTHRLATELLAAGSLDRDAEGRCGIRVKMWELAARSNPVEEFRRRGLPMLAGIHEAVRQHVSLSIPSFEDFTVLYLERLDKIGVVVNLAEIAGRLDMHSTPAGLCMVAHAPHHIQAELLSC is encoded by the coding sequence ATGGCGAATTCCCCCTCCGGCGACTCCGTCGTGGAGCGGATCGTCAAGCTGCTCAGTGCCTTTGGGTGTTCCACCCCCGCGTTGAGCATGAGTGAACTCTTCCGCGCCACCAGCCTGCCCAGCAGCACCACGCACCGACTGGCAACCGAGTTGCTGGCCGCCGGGTCCCTGGACCGGGACGCGGAGGGGCGCTGCGGCATCAGGGTGAAAATGTGGGAACTGGCCGCCCGCTCCAACCCTGTCGAGGAATTTCGTCGACGAGGCCTTCCGATGCTCGCGGGCATTCACGAGGCGGTGCGCCAACACGTCTCATTGTCCATCCCAAGCTTTGAGGACTTCACGGTGCTTTACCTGGAGCGCTTGGACAAGATCGGTGTAGTGGTCAACCTCGCCGAGATCGCCGGGAGACTGGATATGCATTCGACGCCAGCCGGGCTGTGCATGGTGGCGCACGCGCCGCACCACATCCAAGCTGAGCTGCTGAGCTGCTGA
- the ppsA gene encoding phosphoenolpyruvate synthase codes for MTTDILWFSELGLGDLDQVGGKNASLGEMVQNLRSAGVQVPDGFATTADAYRAFLADSGLDRKIVARMEGLDVEDVTALAAAGQEIREMMRQTPFLPAFESQVRVAYQELVAKHGGSADLSWAVRSSATAEDLPDASFAGQQETFLNIRGIENILLAIKDVFASLYNDRAIAYRVHHKFEHAEVALSAGIQRMVRSDVGASGVMFTMDTESGFQDAVFVTSSYGLGEAVVQGAVNPDEFYVYKPALRAGRPAILKRGLGEKALQMVYTASEEVGRTIDFVPVEAPLRNRFSITDADVQTLARHALAIEEHYGRPMDIEWGKDGIDGEIYVLQARPETVQSRRAAGRLSRFKLNESGPVLAEGRAIGQRIGSGAVRILSSIDQMAGFKTGDVLVADMTDPDWEPIMKRASAIVTNRGGRTCHAAIIARELGIPAVVGTGNVTEELADGTEVTVSCAQGETGFIYAGLLDYSLEETEIATLPEAPIKVMMNVGTPEQAFAFSQLPNDGVGLARLEFIINRQIGIHPKALLNLEDQPAGIAVEIRELISAYDGPRDYYVKRLAEGVATIAAAFAPKPVIVRMSDFKSNEYANMVGGRAYEPHEENPMLGFRGASRYLEPSFRDCFDLECEALSFVRNEMGLTNVKLMIPFVRTLAEGRGVIDLLAENGLRRGENGLEVIMMCELPSNALLADEFLDHFDGFSIGSNDMTQLVLGLDRDSAIVSGGFDERNPAVKKVLSMAIAAAKARGKYVGICGQGPSDHADFAQWLVEEGIDSVSLNPDTVVDTWLRLAAKAAEVPAPR; via the coding sequence ATGACAACAGACATCCTGTGGTTCTCGGAACTCGGACTCGGCGACCTGGACCAGGTGGGCGGCAAGAACGCCTCCCTCGGCGAGATGGTGCAGAACCTGAGATCGGCCGGCGTCCAGGTGCCCGACGGCTTCGCCACCACCGCCGACGCCTATCGCGCTTTCCTTGCCGATTCGGGCCTTGACCGCAAGATCGTTGCGCGGATGGAGGGCCTTGATGTCGAGGACGTCACCGCGCTGGCCGCCGCCGGCCAGGAAATTCGCGAGATGATGCGCCAGACGCCGTTCCTTCCGGCCTTCGAGTCCCAGGTTCGCGTCGCCTACCAGGAACTGGTGGCCAAGCACGGCGGATCCGCGGACCTGTCCTGGGCCGTGCGTTCCAGCGCCACCGCCGAGGACCTGCCCGATGCCTCGTTCGCCGGACAGCAGGAAACCTTCCTGAACATCCGCGGCATCGAGAACATCCTGCTGGCCATCAAGGACGTGTTCGCTTCCCTCTACAACGACCGCGCCATCGCCTACCGCGTGCACCACAAGTTCGAGCACGCCGAGGTCGCCCTCTCCGCCGGGATCCAGCGCATGGTGCGCTCGGACGTGGGGGCCTCGGGCGTCATGTTCACCATGGACACCGAATCGGGATTCCAGGACGCGGTCTTCGTGACCTCCTCCTACGGCCTGGGCGAGGCAGTGGTCCAGGGTGCGGTGAACCCCGATGAGTTCTACGTCTACAAGCCGGCCCTGCGTGCCGGGCGCCCGGCCATCCTCAAGCGCGGGCTGGGCGAGAAGGCGTTGCAGATGGTGTACACGGCCAGCGAGGAGGTCGGGCGGACCATTGATTTTGTGCCGGTGGAAGCCCCGCTGCGCAACCGCTTCAGCATCACCGACGCGGACGTTCAGACGCTCGCCCGCCATGCCCTGGCAATCGAGGAGCACTACGGGCGCCCCATGGACATCGAGTGGGGCAAGGACGGGATCGACGGGGAGATCTATGTCCTGCAGGCACGCCCGGAGACCGTGCAGTCCCGCCGCGCCGCCGGCCGGCTGAGCCGCTTCAAGCTCAACGAGAGCGGCCCGGTGCTCGCGGAGGGCCGCGCCATCGGCCAGCGCATCGGCTCCGGTGCCGTGCGCATCCTGAGCTCCATCGACCAGATGGCCGGATTCAAGACCGGCGACGTGCTGGTCGCGGACATGACCGACCCGGACTGGGAACCGATCATGAAGCGGGCCTCGGCCATCGTGACCAACCGCGGCGGGCGCACTTGCCATGCGGCGATCATCGCCCGCGAGCTGGGCATCCCGGCGGTGGTGGGCACCGGTAACGTCACCGAGGAACTCGCCGACGGCACCGAGGTCACCGTCTCCTGCGCCCAGGGCGAGACCGGATTCATCTACGCGGGGCTGCTGGACTACAGCCTCGAGGAAACCGAGATCGCCACGCTGCCCGAAGCACCGATCAAGGTCATGATGAACGTCGGCACCCCGGAGCAGGCCTTCGCCTTCTCCCAGCTGCCCAACGACGGGGTGGGCCTGGCCCGGCTCGAATTCATCATCAACCGGCAGATCGGCATCCACCCCAAGGCGCTGCTGAACCTCGAGGACCAGCCGGCAGGGATTGCCGTGGAAATCCGCGAACTGATTTCCGCCTACGACGGCCCCCGCGACTACTACGTCAAGCGCCTGGCCGAGGGCGTGGCGACGATTGCCGCAGCGTTCGCACCGAAGCCGGTGATCGTGCGCATGTCAGACTTCAAGTCCAACGAGTACGCCAACATGGTCGGCGGGCGGGCCTACGAGCCGCACGAGGAAAACCCGATGCTCGGCTTCCGCGGGGCCTCGCGCTACCTGGAACCATCCTTCCGGGACTGCTTCGATCTTGAATGCGAGGCGCTGTCCTTTGTCCGCAACGAGATGGGGCTGACCAACGTCAAGCTGATGATCCCGTTTGTGCGCACCCTGGCCGAGGGCCGCGGGGTCATCGACCTGCTCGCCGAGAACGGGTTGCGCCGCGGCGAGAACGGGCTTGAGGTCATCATGATGTGCGAGCTGCCGTCCAACGCGCTGCTGGCCGATGAATTCCTTGACCACTTCGATGGCTTCTCGATCGGGTCCAACGACATGACCCAGCTGGTGCTGGGCCTGGACCGGGATTCGGCCATCGTCTCCGGCGGTTTCGATGAGCGCAACCCGGCGGTCAAGAAGGTGCTCAGCATGGCGATTGCCGCGGCCAAGGCCCGCGGCAAGTACGTGGGAATCTGCGGGCAGGGCCCCAGCGACCACGCGGACTTCGCGCAGTGGCTGGTCGAGGAGGGCATCGATTCGGTGTCGCTGAACCCGGACACCGTCGTTGACACCTGGCTGCGCCTGGCCGCCAAGGCCGCGGAGGTGCCGGCACCGCGGTAG